The Melopsittacus undulatus isolate bMelUnd1 chromosome 12, bMelUnd1.mat.Z, whole genome shotgun sequence genome has a segment encoding these proteins:
- the CLDN5 gene encoding claudin-5: protein MTSAALEILGLGLGILGWVGVILACGLPMWQVSAFIDVNIVVAQTIWEGLWMTCVVQSTGQMQCKVYDSILALRPELQAGRALTVIVGLLGLVALMVTVVGAQCTNCIRPGKMKSRVVVAGGAIYILCGVLVLVPLCWFANIVISDFYDPTVPSSQKREMGAALYIGWAATALLLFGGCLICCCSCSQRDETSFPVKYSAPRRPTSNGEYDKKNYV, encoded by the coding sequence ATGACTTCGGCTGCGCTGGAGATtttggggctggggctgggcatCCTGGGCTGGGTCGGGGTGATCCTCGCCTGCGGATTGCCCATGTGGCAGGTATCTGCCTTCATCGACGTGAACATCGTGGTGGCACAGACCATCTGGGAAGGGCTGTGGATGACCTGCGTGGTGCAGAGCACGGGGCAGATGCAATGCAAGGTGTACGACTCTATCCTGGCGCTGCGGCCCGAGCTGCAGGCGGGACGGGCGCTCACCGTCATCgtggggctgctggggctggtggcGCTGATGGTAACCGTGGTGGGTGCGCAGTGCACCAACTGCATTCGACCCGGCAAGATGAAGTCCCGCGTCGTGGTTGCCGGCGGGGCCATCTATATCCTCTGCGGGGTCCTGGTCCTCGTCCCGCTCTGCTGGTTCGCCAACATCGTTATCAGCGACTTCTATGACCCCACCGTGCCATCGTCCCAGAAGCGGGAGATGGGGGCCGCGCTCTACATCGGCTGGGCGGCCACGGCTCTGCTGCTCTTCGGGGGCTgcctcatctgctgctgctcctgctcccagcgCGATGAGACCTCCTTCCCCGTCAAGTACTCGGCGCCGCGGCGGCCCACCTCCAACGGCGAGTACGACAAGAAGAACTACGTCTGA